A DNA window from Vigna angularis cultivar LongXiaoDou No.4 chromosome 1, ASM1680809v1, whole genome shotgun sequence contains the following coding sequences:
- the LOC108319190 gene encoding pentatricopeptide repeat-containing protein At5g27270 isoform X2: MECLKSPFLYMSLPSKPHSLMEKKKKKRLPPLLIRCSIQRDPWSPSFGDPTRPKPRTRNPKTPLSDDNARRIIKKKAAYQSILRRNQGPQAQTPRWIKRTPEQMLLYLQDDRNGHLYGKHVVAAIKKVRSLSQKVDGDYDMRMEMASFVGKLSFKEMCVVLKEQKGWRQVRDFFSWMKLQLSYRPSVVVYTIVLRLYGQVGKLKLAEEIFLEMLDVDCEPDEVACGTMLCSYARWGRHRAMLSFYSAVKERGTILSVSVFNFMMSSLQKKSLHREVVQMWKDMLEKGVIPNSFTYTVSISSLVKEGLYEDAFKTFDEMRNNGVVPEECYVMKEDVVSAERTFLALSKTGPPDAGSCNDMLSLYVGLNLMNKAKEFIIQIREDGKLFDKELYRTVMKVYCKEGMLPEAEQFTNQMVENESFQSDKFFKTFYWILYEHKGDAQSNDELVAIEPIDKLDATALGLMLSLFLTNDNFSGTKLLLKLLLGYAAGGSKVVCQLIINLCKEGEISKAELLNDQLIKLGCRMEEATVASLISHYGKRQMLKQAEDIFAEYVNPSTSSKQLYNSMINAYAKCGKQEKAYLLYKQVTEEGHDLGAVGMSIAVNSLTNAGKHLEAENFIYSSLKNNLELDTVAYNTFIKAMLQAGKLQFASSIFDRMNSSGVAPSIETFNTMISVYGQDQKLDRAVEMFNKASSFDVPLDEKTYMNLIGYYGKAGMILEASQLFSKMQKEGIKPGKVSYNIMINVYASAGDLRQTDKIFQAMQRQGCLPDSFTYLSLIQGYTRNRNYHKAEETLHDMQSKGIPPSCVHFNILVNAFTKAGLIEEAKRVYEELSTFGLVPDLVCYRTMLNGYLKYGYVEEGINFFESIHESTKGDRFIMSAAVHFYRSSGKESKAKEILNSMNNKGIPFLKNLEVGSEERLKTP; the protein is encoded by the exons ATGGAGTGTTTGAAATCCCCTTTCCTCTACATGAGTCTACCTTCAAAACCCCATTCCCttatggaaaagaaaaagaagaagagactCCCTCCCCTTCTCATTCGCTGCTCCATCCAGCGCGACCCGTGGTCCCCGAGTTTCGGCGACCCCACGCGGCCGAAGCCGCGAACGAGGAACCCGAAGACGCCTCTGTCCGACGACAACGCGCGGCGCATCATAAAGAAGAAGGCGGCGTACCAGAGCATTCTGCGGCGGAACCAGGGCCCGCAGGCGCAGACGCCGAGGTGGATAAAGAGGACCCCCGAGCAGATGCTCCTGTACTTGCAAGACGACCGCAACGGTCACCTCTACGGCAAGCACGTCGTGGCCGCAATAAAGAAAGTGCGCTCTCTCTCCCAGAAAGTTGACGGCGACTACGACATGAGGATGGAAATGGCTTCCTTTGTCGGAAAACTCAGCTTCAAGGAGATGTGCGTCGTGCTCAAGGAGCAAAAGGGGTGGAGGCAAGTCAGAGACTTCTTTTCTTGGATGAAATTGCAG CTGAGCTACAGACCAAGTGTAGTTGTCTACACAATAGTATTGCGCTTATATGGGCAAGTTGGAAAGCTGAAACTGGCAGAAGAGATCTTCTTGGAGATGCTCGATGTGGATTGTGAGCCAGATGAAGTTGCTTGTGGTACAATGCTTTGTTCGTATGCCAGATGGGGACGCCACAGGGCTATGCTGTCTTTTTATTCTGCTGTAAAAGAAAGGGGAACAATTCTCTCTGTTTCTGTCTTCAACTTTATGATGTCTTCTTTGCAAAAGAAATCACTCCATAGAGAGGTTGTACAGATGTGGAAGGATATGTTGGAAAAAGGGGTGATACCTAATAGTTTTACTTATACAGTATCCATCAGCTCACTTGTCAAAGAAGGGCTGTATGAAGATGCTTTCAAGACTTTTGATGAGATGAGGAATAATGGAGTTGTTCCTGAGGAG TGCTATGTGATGAAAGAAGATGTAGTATCTGCTGAACGAACATTTCTAGCTCTCTCCAAAACAGGTCCACCTGATGCTGGTTCCTGTAATGATATGCTCAGTTTGTATGTGGGTCTTAATTTGATGAATAAGGCGAAGGAGTTCATTATCCAAATAAGGGAGGATGGGAAGCTTTTTGACAAAGAGCTTTATAGAACAGTTATGAAGGTTTACTGTAAGGAGGGCATGCTGCCAGAAGCTGAGCAGTTTACAAATCAGATGGTTGAGAATGAATCATTTCAAAGTGATAAATTCTTCAAGACATTCTATTGGATTCTCTATGAACATAAGGGGGATGCACAATCTAATGATGAACTTGTGGCCATTGAGCCCATTGACAAACTTGATGCCACAGCTCTTGGGCTGATGCTCAGTTTATTTCTGACAAATGACAACTTCAGCGGAACAAAATTATTACTAAAACTGTTGTTGGGTTATGCGGCTGGAGGATCAAAGGTTGTTTGTCAACTCATCATCAATTTGTGTAAAGAAG GAGAAATCAGTAAAGCAGAATTGCTTAATGATCAATTAATTAAGCTTGGCTGCAGAATGGAAGAAGCCACTGTAGCATCTCTAATTAGCCATTATGGCAAACGACAAATGCTGAAACAAGCTGAAGATATCTTTGCAGAATATGTAAATCCCTCCACATCTAGCAAACAACTGTATAACTCTATGATCAATGCATATGCTAAATGTGGTAAACAAGAGAAAGCATATTTGCTATACAAGCAAGTGACTGAGGAAGGACATGATCTAGGTGCTGTTGGAATGAGCATTGCTGTAAATTCTTTGACCAATGCAG GAAAACATCTGGAGGCTGAGAATTTTATCTACAGCAGTCTTAAAAACAACCTGGAGCTTGACACTGTGGCTTACAACACCTTTATCAAGGCCATGCTTCAAGCAG GCAAATTGCAATTTGCATCCAGTATTTTTGACCGCATGAATTCCTCTGGTGTTGCTCCATCAATTGAAACATTCAACACAATGATAAG TGTCTATGGACAAGATCAGAAGTTGGATAGAGCAGTAGAGATGTTCAACAAAGCTAGCTCATTTGATGTCCCGCTGGATGAAAAAACATACATGAATTTGATAGGCTATTATGGGAAAGCTG gtATGATTCTTGAAGCTTCCCAATTGTTCAGTAAAATGCAGAAAGAAGGTATAAAGCCTGGAAAG GTAAGTTACAATATCATGATCAATGTATATGCTAGTGCTGGAGATCTTCGCCAAACAGATAAAATTTTCCAGGCCATGCAGAGGCAAGGTTGTTTGCCTGATTCTTTCACGTATCTTTCCCTTATCCAAGGGTACACGAGGAATAGGAACTATCATAAAGCTGAAGAAACTTTACATGATATGCAGAGTAAAGGCATTCCACCATCTTGTGtccattttaatattttggttaATGCTTTTACAAAAGCTGGGTTGATTGAGGAAGCGAAGAGGGTTTATGAGGAGCTATCAACTTTTGGTTTAGTTCCTGATCTAGTATGTTACCGTACAATGCTAAATGGTTACCTGAAATATGGATATGTGGAAGAGGGAATAAACTTTTTTGAAAGTATACACGAATCAACAAAAGGAGACAGGTTTATCATGAGTGCAGCTGTGCATTTTTACAGATCTTCTGGAAAGGAAAGCAAAgctaaagaaatattaaattcaatGAACAACAAGGGGATCCCATTCCTGAAGAATCTTGAAGTTGGATCAGAAGAGAGATTGAAAACTCCATGA
- the LOC108319190 gene encoding pentatricopeptide repeat-containing protein At5g27270 isoform X1, which yields MECLKSPFLYMSLPSKPHSLMEKKKKKRLPPLLIRCSIQRDPWSPSFGDPTRPKPRTRNPKTPLSDDNARRIIKKKAAYQSILRRNQGPQAQTPRWIKRTPEQMLLYLQDDRNGHLYGKHVVAAIKKVRSLSQKVDGDYDMRMEMASFVGKLSFKEMCVVLKEQKGWRQVRDFFSWMKLQLSYRPSVVVYTIVLRLYGQVGKLKLAEEIFLEMLDVDCEPDEVACGTMLCSYARWGRHRAMLSFYSAVKERGTILSVSVFNFMMSSLQKKSLHREVVQMWKDMLEKGVIPNSFTYTVSISSLVKEGLYEDAFKTFDEMRNNGVVPEEVTYNLLINLSAKSGNRDEVQRLYEDMIFRGIVPSNYTCASLLSLYYKYEDYPRALSIFSQMVSNKIPADEVIYGLLIRIYGKLGLYEDAHKAFEETNQRGQLTSEKTYLAMAQVHLTSGNVDKALQVIERMKSSNIWFSRFAYIVLLQCYVMKEDVVSAERTFLALSKTGPPDAGSCNDMLSLYVGLNLMNKAKEFIIQIREDGKLFDKELYRTVMKVYCKEGMLPEAEQFTNQMVENESFQSDKFFKTFYWILYEHKGDAQSNDELVAIEPIDKLDATALGLMLSLFLTNDNFSGTKLLLKLLLGYAAGGSKVVCQLIINLCKEGEISKAELLNDQLIKLGCRMEEATVASLISHYGKRQMLKQAEDIFAEYVNPSTSSKQLYNSMINAYAKCGKQEKAYLLYKQVTEEGHDLGAVGMSIAVNSLTNAGKHLEAENFIYSSLKNNLELDTVAYNTFIKAMLQAGKLQFASSIFDRMNSSGVAPSIETFNTMISVYGQDQKLDRAVEMFNKASSFDVPLDEKTYMNLIGYYGKAGMILEASQLFSKMQKEGIKPGKVSYNIMINVYASAGDLRQTDKIFQAMQRQGCLPDSFTYLSLIQGYTRNRNYHKAEETLHDMQSKGIPPSCVHFNILVNAFTKAGLIEEAKRVYEELSTFGLVPDLVCYRTMLNGYLKYGYVEEGINFFESIHESTKGDRFIMSAAVHFYRSSGKESKAKEILNSMNNKGIPFLKNLEVGSEERLKTP from the exons ATGGAGTGTTTGAAATCCCCTTTCCTCTACATGAGTCTACCTTCAAAACCCCATTCCCttatggaaaagaaaaagaagaagagactCCCTCCCCTTCTCATTCGCTGCTCCATCCAGCGCGACCCGTGGTCCCCGAGTTTCGGCGACCCCACGCGGCCGAAGCCGCGAACGAGGAACCCGAAGACGCCTCTGTCCGACGACAACGCGCGGCGCATCATAAAGAAGAAGGCGGCGTACCAGAGCATTCTGCGGCGGAACCAGGGCCCGCAGGCGCAGACGCCGAGGTGGATAAAGAGGACCCCCGAGCAGATGCTCCTGTACTTGCAAGACGACCGCAACGGTCACCTCTACGGCAAGCACGTCGTGGCCGCAATAAAGAAAGTGCGCTCTCTCTCCCAGAAAGTTGACGGCGACTACGACATGAGGATGGAAATGGCTTCCTTTGTCGGAAAACTCAGCTTCAAGGAGATGTGCGTCGTGCTCAAGGAGCAAAAGGGGTGGAGGCAAGTCAGAGACTTCTTTTCTTGGATGAAATTGCAG CTGAGCTACAGACCAAGTGTAGTTGTCTACACAATAGTATTGCGCTTATATGGGCAAGTTGGAAAGCTGAAACTGGCAGAAGAGATCTTCTTGGAGATGCTCGATGTGGATTGTGAGCCAGATGAAGTTGCTTGTGGTACAATGCTTTGTTCGTATGCCAGATGGGGACGCCACAGGGCTATGCTGTCTTTTTATTCTGCTGTAAAAGAAAGGGGAACAATTCTCTCTGTTTCTGTCTTCAACTTTATGATGTCTTCTTTGCAAAAGAAATCACTCCATAGAGAGGTTGTACAGATGTGGAAGGATATGTTGGAAAAAGGGGTGATACCTAATAGTTTTACTTATACAGTATCCATCAGCTCACTTGTCAAAGAAGGGCTGTATGAAGATGCTTTCAAGACTTTTGATGAGATGAGGAATAATGGAGTTGTTCCTGAGGAGGTAACATATAATCTGCTTATAAATTTAAGTGCTAAAAGTGGCAACAGAGATGAAGTGCAAAGACTGTATGAGGATATGATTTTTCGAGGGATAGTTCCTAGTAATTACACTTGTGCTTcacttttatctttatattacaAATATGAGGACTACCCTAGAGCCCTGTCCATTTTTTCACAAATGGTAAGCAACAAAATTCCTGCTGATGAAGTCATATATGGTTTACTTATAAGAATTTATGGAAAACTTGGCCTATATGAGGATGCTCACAAAGCATTTGAAGAGACAAATCAGCGTGGTCAACTCACCAGTGAGAAAACATATTTGGCAATGGCTCAAGTCCATCTTACTTCAGGAAATGTAGACAAAGCCTTACAAGTTATTGAACGCATGAAGTCTAGCAACATATGGTTCTCACGATTTGCATATATTGTGCTGCTGCAGTGCTATGTGATGAAAGAAGATGTAGTATCTGCTGAACGAACATTTCTAGCTCTCTCCAAAACAGGTCCACCTGATGCTGGTTCCTGTAATGATATGCTCAGTTTGTATGTGGGTCTTAATTTGATGAATAAGGCGAAGGAGTTCATTATCCAAATAAGGGAGGATGGGAAGCTTTTTGACAAAGAGCTTTATAGAACAGTTATGAAGGTTTACTGTAAGGAGGGCATGCTGCCAGAAGCTGAGCAGTTTACAAATCAGATGGTTGAGAATGAATCATTTCAAAGTGATAAATTCTTCAAGACATTCTATTGGATTCTCTATGAACATAAGGGGGATGCACAATCTAATGATGAACTTGTGGCCATTGAGCCCATTGACAAACTTGATGCCACAGCTCTTGGGCTGATGCTCAGTTTATTTCTGACAAATGACAACTTCAGCGGAACAAAATTATTACTAAAACTGTTGTTGGGTTATGCGGCTGGAGGATCAAAGGTTGTTTGTCAACTCATCATCAATTTGTGTAAAGAAG GAGAAATCAGTAAAGCAGAATTGCTTAATGATCAATTAATTAAGCTTGGCTGCAGAATGGAAGAAGCCACTGTAGCATCTCTAATTAGCCATTATGGCAAACGACAAATGCTGAAACAAGCTGAAGATATCTTTGCAGAATATGTAAATCCCTCCACATCTAGCAAACAACTGTATAACTCTATGATCAATGCATATGCTAAATGTGGTAAACAAGAGAAAGCATATTTGCTATACAAGCAAGTGACTGAGGAAGGACATGATCTAGGTGCTGTTGGAATGAGCATTGCTGTAAATTCTTTGACCAATGCAG GAAAACATCTGGAGGCTGAGAATTTTATCTACAGCAGTCTTAAAAACAACCTGGAGCTTGACACTGTGGCTTACAACACCTTTATCAAGGCCATGCTTCAAGCAG GCAAATTGCAATTTGCATCCAGTATTTTTGACCGCATGAATTCCTCTGGTGTTGCTCCATCAATTGAAACATTCAACACAATGATAAG TGTCTATGGACAAGATCAGAAGTTGGATAGAGCAGTAGAGATGTTCAACAAAGCTAGCTCATTTGATGTCCCGCTGGATGAAAAAACATACATGAATTTGATAGGCTATTATGGGAAAGCTG gtATGATTCTTGAAGCTTCCCAATTGTTCAGTAAAATGCAGAAAGAAGGTATAAAGCCTGGAAAG GTAAGTTACAATATCATGATCAATGTATATGCTAGTGCTGGAGATCTTCGCCAAACAGATAAAATTTTCCAGGCCATGCAGAGGCAAGGTTGTTTGCCTGATTCTTTCACGTATCTTTCCCTTATCCAAGGGTACACGAGGAATAGGAACTATCATAAAGCTGAAGAAACTTTACATGATATGCAGAGTAAAGGCATTCCACCATCTTGTGtccattttaatattttggttaATGCTTTTACAAAAGCTGGGTTGATTGAGGAAGCGAAGAGGGTTTATGAGGAGCTATCAACTTTTGGTTTAGTTCCTGATCTAGTATGTTACCGTACAATGCTAAATGGTTACCTGAAATATGGATATGTGGAAGAGGGAATAAACTTTTTTGAAAGTATACACGAATCAACAAAAGGAGACAGGTTTATCATGAGTGCAGCTGTGCATTTTTACAGATCTTCTGGAAAGGAAAGCAAAgctaaagaaatattaaattcaatGAACAACAAGGGGATCCCATTCCTGAAGAATCTTGAAGTTGGATCAGAAGAGAGATTGAAAACTCCATGA
- the LOC108319190 gene encoding pentatricopeptide repeat-containing protein At5g27270 isoform X3, translating into MECLKSPFLYMSLPSKPHSLMEKKKKKRLPPLLIRCSIQRDPWSPSFGDPTRPKPRTRNPKTPLSDDNARRIIKKKAAYQSILRRNQGPQAQTPRWIKRTPEQMLLYLQDDRNGHLYGKHVVAAIKKVRSLSQKVDGDYDMRMEMASFVGKLSFKEMCVVLKEQKGWRQVRDFFSWMKLQLSYRPSVVVYTIVLRLYGQVGKLKLAEEIFLEMLDVDCEPDEVACGTMLCSYARWGRHRAMLSFYSAVKERGTILSVSVFNFMMSSLQKKSLHREVVQMWKDMLEKGVIPNSFTYTVSISSLVKEGLYEDAFKTFDEMRNNGVVPEEVTYNLLINLSAKSGNRDEVQRLYEDMIFRGIVPSNYTCASLLSLYYKYEDYPRALSIFSQMVSNKIPADEVIYGLLIRIYGKLGLYEDAHKAFEETNQRGQLTSEKTYLAMAQVHLTSGNVDKALQVIERMKSSNIWFSRFAYIVLLQCYVMKEDVVSAERTFLALSKTGPPDAGSCNDMLSLYVGLNLMNKAKEFIIQIREDGKLFDKELYRTVMKVYCKEGMLPEAEQFTNQMVENESFQSDKFFKTFYWILYEHKGDAQSNDELVAIEPIDKLDATALGLMLSLFLTNDNFSGTKLLLKLLLGYAAGGSKVVCQLIINLCKEGEISKAELLNDQLIKLGCRMEEATVASLISHYGKRQMLKQAEDIFAEYVNPSTSSKQLYNSMINAYAKCGKQEKAYLLYKQVTEEGHDLGAVGMSIAVNSLTNAGKHLEAENFIYSSLKNNLELDTVAYNTFIKAMLQAGKLQFASSIFDRMNSSGVAPSIETFNTMISVYGQDQKLDRAVEMFNKASSFDVPLDEKTYMNLIGYYGKAGMILEASQLFSKMQKEGKLQYHDQCIC; encoded by the exons ATGGAGTGTTTGAAATCCCCTTTCCTCTACATGAGTCTACCTTCAAAACCCCATTCCCttatggaaaagaaaaagaagaagagactCCCTCCCCTTCTCATTCGCTGCTCCATCCAGCGCGACCCGTGGTCCCCGAGTTTCGGCGACCCCACGCGGCCGAAGCCGCGAACGAGGAACCCGAAGACGCCTCTGTCCGACGACAACGCGCGGCGCATCATAAAGAAGAAGGCGGCGTACCAGAGCATTCTGCGGCGGAACCAGGGCCCGCAGGCGCAGACGCCGAGGTGGATAAAGAGGACCCCCGAGCAGATGCTCCTGTACTTGCAAGACGACCGCAACGGTCACCTCTACGGCAAGCACGTCGTGGCCGCAATAAAGAAAGTGCGCTCTCTCTCCCAGAAAGTTGACGGCGACTACGACATGAGGATGGAAATGGCTTCCTTTGTCGGAAAACTCAGCTTCAAGGAGATGTGCGTCGTGCTCAAGGAGCAAAAGGGGTGGAGGCAAGTCAGAGACTTCTTTTCTTGGATGAAATTGCAG CTGAGCTACAGACCAAGTGTAGTTGTCTACACAATAGTATTGCGCTTATATGGGCAAGTTGGAAAGCTGAAACTGGCAGAAGAGATCTTCTTGGAGATGCTCGATGTGGATTGTGAGCCAGATGAAGTTGCTTGTGGTACAATGCTTTGTTCGTATGCCAGATGGGGACGCCACAGGGCTATGCTGTCTTTTTATTCTGCTGTAAAAGAAAGGGGAACAATTCTCTCTGTTTCTGTCTTCAACTTTATGATGTCTTCTTTGCAAAAGAAATCACTCCATAGAGAGGTTGTACAGATGTGGAAGGATATGTTGGAAAAAGGGGTGATACCTAATAGTTTTACTTATACAGTATCCATCAGCTCACTTGTCAAAGAAGGGCTGTATGAAGATGCTTTCAAGACTTTTGATGAGATGAGGAATAATGGAGTTGTTCCTGAGGAGGTAACATATAATCTGCTTATAAATTTAAGTGCTAAAAGTGGCAACAGAGATGAAGTGCAAAGACTGTATGAGGATATGATTTTTCGAGGGATAGTTCCTAGTAATTACACTTGTGCTTcacttttatctttatattacaAATATGAGGACTACCCTAGAGCCCTGTCCATTTTTTCACAAATGGTAAGCAACAAAATTCCTGCTGATGAAGTCATATATGGTTTACTTATAAGAATTTATGGAAAACTTGGCCTATATGAGGATGCTCACAAAGCATTTGAAGAGACAAATCAGCGTGGTCAACTCACCAGTGAGAAAACATATTTGGCAATGGCTCAAGTCCATCTTACTTCAGGAAATGTAGACAAAGCCTTACAAGTTATTGAACGCATGAAGTCTAGCAACATATGGTTCTCACGATTTGCATATATTGTGCTGCTGCAGTGCTATGTGATGAAAGAAGATGTAGTATCTGCTGAACGAACATTTCTAGCTCTCTCCAAAACAGGTCCACCTGATGCTGGTTCCTGTAATGATATGCTCAGTTTGTATGTGGGTCTTAATTTGATGAATAAGGCGAAGGAGTTCATTATCCAAATAAGGGAGGATGGGAAGCTTTTTGACAAAGAGCTTTATAGAACAGTTATGAAGGTTTACTGTAAGGAGGGCATGCTGCCAGAAGCTGAGCAGTTTACAAATCAGATGGTTGAGAATGAATCATTTCAAAGTGATAAATTCTTCAAGACATTCTATTGGATTCTCTATGAACATAAGGGGGATGCACAATCTAATGATGAACTTGTGGCCATTGAGCCCATTGACAAACTTGATGCCACAGCTCTTGGGCTGATGCTCAGTTTATTTCTGACAAATGACAACTTCAGCGGAACAAAATTATTACTAAAACTGTTGTTGGGTTATGCGGCTGGAGGATCAAAGGTTGTTTGTCAACTCATCATCAATTTGTGTAAAGAAG GAGAAATCAGTAAAGCAGAATTGCTTAATGATCAATTAATTAAGCTTGGCTGCAGAATGGAAGAAGCCACTGTAGCATCTCTAATTAGCCATTATGGCAAACGACAAATGCTGAAACAAGCTGAAGATATCTTTGCAGAATATGTAAATCCCTCCACATCTAGCAAACAACTGTATAACTCTATGATCAATGCATATGCTAAATGTGGTAAACAAGAGAAAGCATATTTGCTATACAAGCAAGTGACTGAGGAAGGACATGATCTAGGTGCTGTTGGAATGAGCATTGCTGTAAATTCTTTGACCAATGCAG GAAAACATCTGGAGGCTGAGAATTTTATCTACAGCAGTCTTAAAAACAACCTGGAGCTTGACACTGTGGCTTACAACACCTTTATCAAGGCCATGCTTCAAGCAG GCAAATTGCAATTTGCATCCAGTATTTTTGACCGCATGAATTCCTCTGGTGTTGCTCCATCAATTGAAACATTCAACACAATGATAAG TGTCTATGGACAAGATCAGAAGTTGGATAGAGCAGTAGAGATGTTCAACAAAGCTAGCTCATTTGATGTCCCGCTGGATGAAAAAACATACATGAATTTGATAGGCTATTATGGGAAAGCTG gtATGATTCTTGAAGCTTCCCAATTGTTCAGTAAAATGCAGAAAGAAG GTAAGTTACAATATCATGATCAATGTATATGCTAG